A section of the Pedobacter sp. HDW13 genome encodes:
- a CDS encoding HesA/MoeB/ThiF family protein: protein MSAERYNRQIILKGFGEAAQQQLLKAKVLVIGAGGLGCPALQYLAAAGIGHLGIVDDDTVSLSNLHRQILFTTADIGKLKTEIAAKRLQEMNPQIGIVTHPIRLQKGNILNILSRYDYILDGTDNFESRYLINDACALLSKPLIFAAVSGFEGQLAIFNAADNLAGSTNYRDIFPVPPGKGEIPNCAENGVLGVLPGIIGTMAAAETIKLITKTGESLRNKILNYNLLTHQQYIISISQANNYILPKTVAEFLTMEYQDTCEAPTDTKK, encoded by the coding sequence ATGAGTGCAGAACGATACAACAGGCAGATTATTCTGAAAGGATTTGGCGAAGCGGCACAGCAGCAGCTGTTAAAAGCAAAGGTGCTGGTTATTGGCGCCGGTGGACTGGGCTGCCCGGCATTGCAGTACCTGGCGGCAGCAGGCATTGGCCATTTAGGGATTGTGGATGATGATACGGTATCGTTATCTAATCTCCACCGCCAGATCTTGTTTACCACTGCCGATATCGGAAAATTAAAAACCGAGATAGCTGCAAAAAGGTTGCAGGAAATGAATCCCCAGATTGGGATTGTTACGCACCCTATCCGGCTGCAGAAAGGCAATATCCTCAATATTTTATCCCGCTACGACTATATTCTGGATGGAACCGATAATTTTGAATCGAGGTACCTGATTAACGATGCCTGTGCCTTGCTGAGCAAACCTTTGATATTTGCAGCCGTTTCGGGTTTTGAAGGTCAGCTGGCCATATTTAATGCTGCTGATAATTTAGCCGGAAGTACCAATTACCGTGATATTTTTCCGGTACCACCAGGCAAGGGCGAAATTCCAAATTGTGCAGAAAATGGCGTTTTAGGAGTTCTACCGGGCATAATTGGCACAATGGCAGCAGCCGAAACGATTAAACTGATTACCAAAACGGGCGAGTCGCTGCGCAACAAAATACTTAATTACAATTTACTTACACACCAGCAATACATCATCAGCATCAGTCAGGCCAATAACTATATTTTGCCCAAAACCGTTGCTGAATTTTTAACTATGGAATATCAGGATACCTGCGAAGCTCCCACGGATACGAAGAAATAG
- a CDS encoding SusE domain-containing protein — MKTIFKLFAITLLLGSILFACKKEASTNIVNPPNSAALAFKSSASAVVLTAVNDAEKVVTFNFKAANFGVSIIPTYSLEFDLPSDTVGANAWANAIVVKIPAGTFEKTYLGADLNSLAGVQLNLPTGTVSTLAVRLKAEVTQNTGTASSIKPIYAALTLTPYKATIEYPALLVKGGNSWKTPATRTNGLLLTSSKFNSKYEGYLNLPNADGWGGDGFQLVSTKDVSKIYGWGTSATTMSLGGGNLWLTPAPAYMKVNADVDALTISYTPVKFFISGDDNGWSTSSTPMVYNAGTGKWGRPM; from the coding sequence ATGAAAACGATATTTAAACTATTTGCGATTACCTTGCTTTTGGGCAGCATTTTGTTTGCCTGTAAAAAAGAAGCGAGCACCAATATTGTCAATCCGCCCAATTCAGCGGCGCTGGCTTTCAAAAGCTCTGCCTCTGCAGTGGTTTTAACTGCGGTAAACGATGCCGAAAAAGTAGTTACCTTTAATTTTAAGGCCGCTAACTTTGGTGTAAGCATCATACCTACTTATTCTTTAGAGTTCGATTTGCCTTCAGATACCGTTGGTGCCAATGCCTGGGCCAATGCTATTGTGGTAAAAATACCTGCCGGAACATTTGAAAAAACCTATTTAGGTGCAGATTTAAATTCGCTTGCGGGTGTTCAGCTAAATCTGCCTACCGGAACGGTAAGTACTTTGGCGGTGCGTTTAAAGGCAGAGGTTACTCAAAACACCGGAACTGCATCAAGCATCAAACCAATTTACGCTGCTTTAACCCTAACCCCTTATAAGGCAACAATCGAATATCCTGCCTTGCTGGTTAAAGGAGGTAATTCATGGAAAACACCAGCAACAAGAACCAATGGCTTGCTATTAACCTCATCAAAATTCAATTCGAAATATGAAGGTTACCTGAACCTGCCCAATGCCGATGGCTGGGGAGGAGACGGGTTTCAACTGGTATCGACAAAAGATGTTAGCAAAATTTATGGCTGGGGTACTTCAGCCACTACAATGAGCCTGGGTGGAGGTAATTTATGGCTTACACCAGCACCAGCATACATGAAGGTAAATGCCGATGTAGACGCTTTAACCATTAGCTATACACCTGTTAAGTTCTTTATTTCGGGCGATGATAACGGATGGAGCACTTCATCAACCCCAATGGTTTATAACGCCGGTACCGGTAAATGGGGGCGGCCAATGTAG
- a CDS encoding RagB/SusD family nutrient uptake outer membrane protein: MKLRVLQLSALACVVSVLMVACNKLDLTPTNDLTADKVYTTAAGYKQALAKVYGAFALTGNASVGQPDIPSEIIKDEGNSDFLRLYWNLQELTTDEAVWSWKNDAGIQGLHELSWSSINSIINGLYYRSFFQITLCNDFINQSSDDNLSKRGIVGADADQVRKFRAEARFIRAYQYAVLMDIYGNPPLVTETTEIGGKDLPKQIQRKDLFTYVETELKAIENELSAPKANEYGRADRAADWALLSRIYLNAEVYTGTARYTDAITYCNKITAAGYTLHGNYRELTIADNHLNTDENIFTINYDGTNTQNYGGTTYLMHGPAGVPADVSGSNGNWGGLRITQQFVNLFADKTGATDTRAQFYMSGQNMEINDLYTSTDGYSSTKYRNKTRSGGPAPHQDVAKDFSDIDFPLFRLGETYLTYAEAVLRGGSGGSLATVLDYVNKLRTRAYNGSTAGNISSSALTTDFILDERGRELWYEASRRTDLIRFGKFTTAAYLWAWKGGVKAGTAVNSKYNLYPLPPTDLSANPNLRQNTGY; the protein is encoded by the coding sequence ATGAAACTACGTGTTTTACAATTAAGTGCATTGGCTTGTGTGGTATCTGTTTTAATGGTAGCATGTAACAAGTTAGATCTTACGCCAACTAACGACTTAACGGCTGATAAGGTTTATACTACAGCTGCAGGTTACAAGCAGGCGCTGGCTAAAGTTTATGGTGCTTTTGCCCTTACAGGAAATGCATCTGTTGGCCAGCCAGATATTCCATCAGAAATTATTAAAGATGAAGGGAACTCTGATTTTTTAAGGCTGTACTGGAACTTACAGGAATTAACTACCGATGAAGCCGTGTGGTCGTGGAAAAACGATGCGGGCATTCAGGGATTGCACGAGCTGAGCTGGTCGTCAATCAATTCCATCATCAATGGATTGTATTACCGTTCTTTCTTCCAGATTACCTTGTGCAATGATTTTATTAATCAATCTTCTGATGATAACCTGAGTAAACGGGGCATAGTGGGAGCTGATGCAGACCAGGTGCGTAAATTCAGGGCCGAAGCGCGATTTATCAGGGCTTACCAATATGCGGTGCTAATGGATATTTACGGAAATCCACCATTGGTAACTGAAACCACTGAAATTGGCGGGAAAGATCTTCCGAAGCAAATTCAGCGTAAAGATTTGTTTACTTATGTAGAAACGGAACTAAAAGCGATAGAAAATGAACTAAGCGCACCAAAAGCCAACGAGTATGGTAGGGCTGATAGAGCTGCAGACTGGGCTTTATTGAGCCGGATTTACCTCAATGCCGAAGTGTACACCGGTACAGCCAGATATACCGATGCCATTACCTATTGCAATAAAATTACTGCTGCGGGTTATACTTTGCATGGCAATTACCGCGAACTAACCATTGCCGATAACCACTTAAATACCGACGAAAATATTTTTACAATTAATTATGACGGTACCAATACCCAGAATTATGGCGGTACAACTTATTTAATGCATGGTCCTGCAGGGGTACCAGCTGATGTTTCAGGTTCTAACGGTAACTGGGGCGGTTTACGCATTACCCAGCAGTTTGTAAATCTTTTTGCCGATAAAACAGGTGCAACCGATACCAGGGCACAGTTTTACATGTCGGGACAGAACATGGAGATAAACGATCTTTATACCTCTACCGATGGTTATTCGAGTACGAAATACCGCAATAAAACCCGTTCGGGTGGACCTGCACCGCACCAGGATGTGGCCAAAGATTTTTCTGATATCGATTTCCCGCTTTTTCGCCTGGGCGAAACCTATTTAACCTATGCAGAAGCTGTGTTGCGTGGTGGATCGGGTGGTAGTTTAGCTACTGTGTTAGATTATGTGAACAAATTGCGTACCCGCGCCTACAATGGCAGTACAGCAGGTAACATTAGCTCGAGTGCTTTAACCACCGATTTTATCCTGGATGAACGTGGACGTGAGCTTTGGTACGAAGCTTCGCGAAGGACAGATTTGATCCGCTTTGGAAAATTTACTACCGCTGCTTATTTGTGGGCCTGGAAGGGCGGTGTTAAAGCCGGTACTGCAGTAAACAGCAAGTATAATCTTTATCCATTGCCACCTACTGATCTTTCAGCCAATCCAAATCTACGTCAAAATACAGGTTATTAA
- a CDS encoding rhodanese-like domain-containing protein — MDVREKHEVPVLDKQIFTQVPMSELANFITKGFSQKHVVLICQHGIRSVAAAEALQEKFGNTKKIYSLKGGIVKWRDYFIRP, encoded by the coding sequence ATCGATGTACGCGAAAAACACGAAGTACCAGTACTGGATAAACAGATTTTCACACAGGTACCCATGTCTGAACTGGCTAACTTTATAACCAAAGGATTTTCGCAAAAACATGTGGTTTTAATTTGTCAGCACGGAATTAGAAGCGTTGCCGCCGCCGAAGCATTACAGGAGAAATTTGGTAATACTAAAAAAATATACAGCTTAAAAGGCGGAATTGTTAAATGGAGAGATTATTTTATCAGACCCTAA
- a CDS encoding DUF4982 domain-containing protein — MFLLRKIFFTILVLNLFYINAFAQRTEVLLDEGWKFSKGNFPTAAEPGFNDTRWETVSVPHDWAISGPFDKEIDKQVTAITQNNETKATEKTGRTGALPYVGEGWYRKKLNLPVIKPNQKVLLQIDGAMSEPRVYLNGKLVGQWNYGYNYFYIDITNALKTNDNLLAIHLQNKPKSSRWYPGAGLYRNVHLIIKSDQSVDQWGITVTTPVIKKEFAKVNIKTRLTGKGLRLVTQILDSLGQQVALDTAKSIFGNEAEQNIAVTNPHLWSPESPYLYTAVSTVYEGNVPKDVVRTRFGIREIKYTAGLGFSLNGKVRKFKGVCLHHDLGPLGTAINTAALKRQLTILKEMGCDAIRSSHNMPSPEQLELCDEMGFMFLAESFDEWAKAKVENGYHLYFNTDAEKDIVNLVQATKNHACIVMWSSGNEVPDQFGAEGVKRAKWLQEIFHREDPTRPVTVGMDQVKATMQSGFGALMDIPGLNYRVHLYEEANKVFPQGFILGSETASTVSSRGIYKFPVVKGFDKQYPDFQSSSYDLEYCSWSNVPDDDFVLQDDKPWVIGEFVWTGFDYLGEPTPYDSSWPSRSSYFGISDLAGLPKDRYYLYRSRWNTTKPTLHLLPHWNWAGREGETTPVFVYTSYDSAELFLNGKSLGVRKKDKSTPQNRYRLMWMDVKYEPGTLKVVALDSNGKPVAEEQITTAGKPYKIVLTPDRKEIKADGKDLSFVTVSIVDKNGNPCPTASDQLNFEVSGAGAFKAVCNGDATSLESFEKPTMKLFSGKLVVVVQANKKGGSIKLNVKGKALKSESLQIVAVQ, encoded by the coding sequence ATGTTCCTTTTAAGAAAAATATTTTTTACCATTTTAGTGCTTAACCTTTTTTATATCAATGCTTTTGCACAGCGAACGGAGGTTTTGTTAGATGAGGGCTGGAAATTTTCTAAAGGGAATTTCCCCACTGCGGCCGAACCTGGTTTTAACGATACGCGCTGGGAAACAGTAAGTGTACCACATGATTGGGCTATTAGCGGACCGTTTGATAAAGAAATTGATAAACAGGTAACAGCAATTACCCAGAATAACGAAACCAAGGCAACTGAAAAAACTGGCCGCACTGGTGCTTTGCCTTACGTTGGCGAGGGCTGGTACAGGAAAAAGCTCAATCTGCCGGTAATTAAACCAAACCAAAAAGTTTTACTACAGATTGATGGTGCCATGAGCGAACCACGTGTGTACCTGAATGGAAAGCTGGTAGGGCAGTGGAATTATGGTTACAACTATTTTTATATCGATATTACCAATGCGTTAAAAACGAACGATAACCTATTAGCCATTCATTTGCAGAATAAGCCTAAATCATCGCGCTGGTACCCCGGTGCTGGTTTGTACCGTAATGTGCACCTCATTATCAAATCAGATCAAAGTGTCGATCAATGGGGCATTACCGTAACTACACCTGTTATTAAAAAAGAATTTGCGAAGGTGAACATCAAGACCAGGTTAACAGGCAAAGGCCTGCGTTTGGTTACGCAGATTTTGGATAGCTTAGGCCAGCAGGTGGCTCTTGATACCGCTAAATCAATTTTTGGCAACGAAGCAGAACAAAATATAGCCGTAACAAACCCACATTTGTGGAGTCCCGAAAGCCCGTACCTGTACACCGCGGTTTCGACGGTCTACGAGGGGAATGTGCCTAAGGATGTGGTGCGTACCCGGTTTGGGATCAGGGAAATTAAGTACACTGCCGGCCTTGGCTTTAGCCTGAACGGGAAAGTGCGCAAGTTTAAAGGGGTTTGTTTGCATCACGATTTGGGGCCGCTGGGTACTGCCATTAATACAGCCGCGCTTAAAAGACAACTCACTATTTTAAAGGAAATGGGTTGCGATGCCATCAGAAGCTCACACAACATGCCTTCGCCCGAGCAACTGGAGCTTTGTGATGAAATGGGTTTTATGTTCCTGGCCGAAAGTTTCGATGAATGGGCAAAAGCCAAGGTAGAAAACGGTTATCACCTGTATTTCAATACCGATGCAGAAAAAGATATTGTTAACCTGGTGCAGGCAACCAAAAACCATGCTTGTATTGTAATGTGGAGCTCGGGTAACGAAGTGCCCGACCAGTTTGGTGCAGAAGGAGTAAAAAGAGCGAAATGGCTGCAGGAGATTTTCCACCGCGAAGATCCTACCCGGCCGGTAACAGTGGGTATGGATCAGGTTAAAGCCACCATGCAGTCGGGTTTTGGCGCATTGATGGATATTCCGGGTTTAAATTACCGCGTACATCTTTATGAAGAAGCAAATAAGGTATTTCCACAAGGATTTATCCTGGGCTCAGAAACGGCATCAACGGTAAGTTCAAGAGGGATATATAAATTTCCGGTTGTAAAAGGATTTGATAAACAATATCCTGATTTTCAGTCCTCTTCCTATGATTTGGAATATTGCAGCTGGTCTAATGTGCCTGATGACGATTTTGTTTTGCAAGACGATAAACCATGGGTAATAGGAGAGTTTGTTTGGACTGGTTTCGATTACCTGGGCGAACCTACGCCTTACGACAGCAGCTGGCCATCAAGAAGTTCATATTTCGGGATTTCTGACCTTGCAGGTTTGCCTAAAGACCGTTACTATTTGTACAGAAGCCGCTGGAATACCACAAAACCAACCCTGCACTTGTTACCTCATTGGAACTGGGCCGGTAGAGAGGGAGAAACCACTCCGGTTTTTGTGTACACCAGCTACGATAGTGCCGAGCTCTTTTTAAATGGTAAAAGCCTTGGTGTGCGTAAAAAAGACAAATCTACACCTCAAAACCGTTACCGCCTGATGTGGATGGATGTTAAGTACGAGCCAGGCACTTTAAAAGTAGTTGCTTTGGATAGCAATGGAAAACCGGTAGCCGAAGAGCAAATCACCACGGCAGGTAAACCCTATAAAATTGTGCTAACACCCGATAGAAAGGAAATAAAAGCAGATGGTAAGGATTTATCTTTCGTAACCGTTTCGATAGTGGATAAAAATGGAAATCCATGCCCTACGGCGAGCGATCAGTTAAATTTTGAGGTAAGCGGAGCAGGAGCATTTAAGGCTGTTTGTAATGGCGATGCAACTTCGCTCGAGTCGTTCGAGAAACCTACTATGAAACTTTTTAGCGGTAAACTGGTAGTGGTGGTACAGGCCAATAAAAAAGGCGGATCGATAAAATTAAATGTGAAGGGAAAAGCCTTAAAGAGCGAGTCTTTGCAGATTGTTGCTGTGCAATAA
- a CDS encoding MoaD/ThiS family protein — MEIEIISFGKIAEFIGNQKIDIAEIADTDKLKIHLETLFPKLKDIKYKFALNNHLVQDNSAINHKDTLAIMPPFSGG, encoded by the coding sequence ATGGAAATTGAAATCATCAGTTTTGGAAAGATTGCAGAATTTATAGGCAATCAAAAAATTGATATCGCTGAAATTGCCGATACCGATAAGTTAAAAATACATTTAGAAACGCTGTTTCCAAAGCTGAAAGATATTAAATACAAATTTGCGTTAAACAACCACCTGGTACAAGATAACAGCGCAATTAACCATAAAGATACATTGGCCATCATGCCGCCCTTTTCAGGAGGATAA
- a CDS encoding glycosyl hydrolase 53 family protein codes for MLTIKNIKQMKCFALIALLITANVSCKKTVKGETQLYPTPDPVGTYAKGADVSWITEMEAAGKKFYNNAGEQQDIFKILKDKGINTIRLRVWVNPASGYCNTADVLAKAKRAKAANMRLLIDFHYSDSWADPGQQNKPAAWATQDFATLKTSVYNHTVEVLTVLKNNKIVPEWAQVGNETNNGMLWNDGKASVNMKNFADLVSSGYNGVKAVDPAIKVVVHISNGYDNGLFRWIFDGLKNNGAKWDVVGMSMYPSASDWPAKNTQCLTNMTDMVSRYGSEVMICELGMPVTDAAVCKDFIKDLMAKNKSLPNNKGLGVFYWEPQSYNSWNGYKLGAFDDTGKPTVAMDAFLP; via the coding sequence ATGTTAACGATAAAAAATATAAAACAGATGAAATGTTTTGCATTAATTGCCTTATTAATTACAGCCAATGTAAGCTGCAAAAAAACGGTTAAAGGTGAAACACAGCTTTATCCCACACCCGATCCGGTAGGAACTTATGCCAAAGGTGCCGATGTAAGCTGGATTACAGAAATGGAAGCTGCCGGTAAAAAGTTCTACAACAATGCAGGCGAACAGCAGGATATATTCAAAATACTGAAAGATAAAGGGATCAATACCATTCGCTTACGGGTTTGGGTAAATCCAGCATCGGGTTACTGCAATACTGCCGATGTGCTGGCTAAGGCGAAGCGGGCAAAGGCAGCTAACATGCGTTTGCTGATCGATTTCCATTACAGCGATTCGTGGGCCGATCCGGGCCAGCAAAATAAACCAGCTGCCTGGGCAACACAGGATTTTGCCACATTAAAAACTTCAGTGTATAACCATACGGTGGAGGTATTAACGGTTTTAAAAAACAATAAAATTGTACCCGAGTGGGCGCAGGTAGGCAACGAAACCAACAATGGCATGCTATGGAACGACGGAAAAGCATCGGTGAATATGAAAAACTTTGCTGATCTCGTAAGCTCTGGTTATAACGGGGTTAAAGCCGTAGATCCTGCCATTAAAGTGGTGGTACACATTTCAAACGGATATGACAATGGCTTGTTCCGCTGGATTTTTGATGGATTGAAAAATAATGGCGCCAAATGGGATGTAGTGGGTATGTCTATGTATCCCTCAGCCAGCGATTGGCCGGCAAAAAATACGCAGTGTTTAACCAACATGACGGATATGGTTTCGCGTTACGGATCGGAAGTAATGATTTGTGAGCTGGGTATGCCCGTTACTGATGCTGCGGTATGTAAGGATTTTATTAAAGATTTAATGGCAAAAAATAAATCTCTGCCAAACAACAAAGGCCTCGGCGTTTTTTATTGGGAACCACAATCATACAACAGCTGGAATGGCTATAAGTTAGGCGCTTTTGATGACACGGGCAAACCAACCGTTGCCATGGATGCATTTTTGCCTTAA
- a CDS encoding molybdopterin-dependent oxidoreductase, translating into MKYLFIALLFATFTAKAQESKQFTIEGKVKNTLTVNLSDLKQYQTVSLDSITVFNHLMQRKSSIKNVKGVLLKDILAKVEIDTDSPKKLSEFYLVFTATDNYKVVYSWNEIFNSPTGNQLLVLTSYDTNPAKAEKGNIAVITASDFATGRRFVKGLSKINILQVN; encoded by the coding sequence ATGAAATATTTATTTATCGCCTTACTATTTGCCACTTTTACAGCTAAAGCTCAGGAAAGCAAACAATTTACAATTGAAGGAAAAGTTAAAAACACTTTAACCGTTAACCTCTCTGATTTAAAACAATACCAAACCGTTAGTTTAGATAGTATTACTGTTTTTAACCACTTGATGCAGCGCAAAAGCAGTATCAAAAATGTTAAAGGGGTGTTGTTAAAAGATATTCTGGCCAAAGTAGAAATCGATACCGATTCGCCTAAAAAACTGAGTGAGTTTTATCTGGTATTTACCGCAACTGATAATTATAAGGTAGTATATTCATGGAACGAGATTTTTAACTCCCCAACCGGAAATCAGTTACTCGTTTTAACCAGTTATGATACCAATCCGGCCAAAGCCGAAAAAGGTAATATTGCCGTCATTACAGCGAGTGATTTTGCTACTGGCAGGCGATTTGTAAAAGGATTGAGTAAAATCAACATCTTACAGGTAAATTAG
- the moaCB gene encoding bifunctional molybdenum cofactor biosynthesis protein MoaC/MoaB → MVNITKKSNSLRIAIACATVKVSKQETIEAIEQRKIPKGDVFEFARAAGLFGVKKTSDVIPDCHPLPVEYTAITYEIIDLEVVITVEVHTVYKTGVEVEAMHGASVAALTMYDMLKPIDKGIEIANIKLLKKSGGKSDLKNARFPEIKAAVVVCSDSVYENKAQDSSGKAIIARLEQFGIDTGQYEIVPDDVKAIGNKATELSNAGYQLLIFTGGTGLSPRDVTPDAILPLIGRPIAGIMETARQYGQERMPYAMLSRGVAGFIGQTLVLTFPGSKNGVEESMDVLFPHVFHLFKVIKGEKH, encoded by the coding sequence ATGGTTAACATCACAAAAAAATCAAACAGTTTAAGGATTGCCATTGCCTGTGCTACTGTAAAAGTATCGAAGCAGGAAACTATCGAAGCCATTGAGCAACGTAAAATACCCAAAGGCGATGTATTCGAATTTGCACGTGCTGCCGGACTGTTTGGCGTAAAAAAAACCAGTGATGTTATTCCCGATTGCCACCCGCTCCCGGTCGAGTATACGGCTATTACCTACGAGATCATCGATCTGGAGGTTGTCATTACCGTTGAAGTACATACCGTTTATAAAACCGGTGTTGAAGTTGAAGCCATGCATGGTGCTTCTGTGGCGGCATTAACCATGTACGATATGCTTAAGCCGATTGATAAAGGCATAGAAATAGCCAATATTAAGCTGCTTAAAAAATCGGGCGGCAAATCAGACCTTAAAAATGCACGGTTTCCTGAAATTAAGGCTGCAGTTGTGGTTTGCTCTGATTCGGTTTATGAGAACAAAGCGCAAGACAGCTCGGGCAAGGCCATTATTGCACGTCTCGAACAGTTTGGTATTGATACCGGGCAATATGAAATTGTACCGGATGATGTTAAAGCCATTGGCAATAAAGCCACTGAACTGAGCAATGCAGGCTACCAGTTGCTGATCTTTACCGGAGGCACCGGGCTCTCGCCACGTGATGTTACCCCCGATGCCATTTTGCCTTTAATTGGCCGGCCTATAGCGGGTATTATGGAAACTGCACGCCAGTACGGGCAAGAGCGTATGCCTTATGCGATGCTTTCCAGAGGCGTAGCGGGTTTTATTGGTCAAACGCTTGTACTCACCTTTCCAGGCTCCAAAAACGGTGTGGAAGAAAGTATGGATGTTTTATTTCCGCATGTTTTTCATTTGTTCAAAGTAATTAAGGGCGAAAAACATTAA
- a CDS encoding cold-shock protein, producing MKNGTVKFFNSEKGFGFIKEESGTEIFVHASGLIDEIRENDTVEYEVQEGKKGLNAVKVRVV from the coding sequence ATGAAAAACGGAACAGTAAAATTTTTTAACTCAGAAAAAGGCTTTGGCTTTATTAAAGAGGAAAGCGGAACTGAGATTTTTGTGCATGCATCAGGCCTGATTGACGAAATCAGAGAAAATGATACAGTTGAATACGAAGTTCAAGAAGGCAAAAAAGGCCTTAATGCAGTGAAAGTAAGAGTTGTATAA